Proteins encoded within one genomic window of Zestosphaera sp.:
- a CDS encoding tyrosine--tRNA ligase, whose protein sequence is MGDVDVETCIKLATRGASEVVTMDELRELFETGGGSGYLGFEPSGVFHVGWFVWALKFKDLVEAGLKMNLLAATWHAWVNDKLGGDMDLIRVAARHVATVLDTLGIEGRYRLVYAEDLMNNPNYWATLLRVAKSTSLARIKRALTILGRKADEGESDFSKLIYPLMQVTDIFELGIDVALGGTDQRRAHMLQRDVAEKLRRRKVVAIHTPLIPSLQGFSRMDMGGVGEEVLEELAMEYKMSKSKPESAIFVTDADEVIRDKVLKAYCPLKVVEGNPILDIAKHLIFRGEEKRFTIERPQKFGGSIDVWSQEELVRLYADGSIHPLDLKNAVANYLIELIRPIRERLLSNKEYSKAIRVIMNAVSR, encoded by the coding sequence GTGGGCGATGTGGACGTAGAGACGTGCATCAAGCTCGCTACGAGAGGGGCTTCTGAAGTGGTGACTATGGATGAGCTTAGGGAGTTGTTCGAGACCGGTGGCGGCTCAGGATATCTGGGTTTCGAGCCCAGCGGGGTCTTCCACGTTGGCTGGTTCGTGTGGGCTCTCAAGTTTAAGGACCTCGTTGAGGCTGGCTTAAAGATGAACCTCCTCGCCGCTACTTGGCATGCTTGGGTTAACGACAAGTTGGGCGGTGATATGGATCTAATCAGGGTTGCCGCGAGGCATGTAGCTACTGTGCTGGATACGTTGGGTATTGAGGGCCGGTATAGGCTTGTATATGCAGAGGACTTGATGAACAACCCTAACTACTGGGCCACACTACTTAGAGTCGCTAAGTCTACTAGCTTAGCCAGGATTAAGAGGGCCTTAACCATATTGGGTAGGAAGGCCGATGAAGGCGAGTCAGACTTCTCGAAACTCATATACCCTCTTATGCAGGTCACAGACATATTCGAGTTAGGGATTGACGTCGCCCTCGGAGGTACTGACCAGAGGAGAGCGCACATGCTTCAGAGAGACGTTGCTGAGAAGCTGAGGAGGCGTAAGGTGGTGGCTATACACACCCCTCTGATACCGTCCCTCCAGGGCTTCAGCAGGATGGATATGGGTGGCGTCGGCGAGGAAGTGCTCGAAGAGCTCGCCATGGAGTACAAGATGAGCAAGTCAAAGCCCGAGTCAGCGATCTTCGTCACCGACGCTGACGAGGTCATCAGAGATAAGGTGCTCAAGGCCTACTGCCCCCTGAAAGTCGTTGAAGGCAACCCCATTCTGGACATAGCTAAGCATCTAATATTCCGCGGTGAGGAAAAGAGGTTCACTATCGAGAGGCCACAGAAGTTCGGTGGCAGCATCGACGTGTGGAGTCAGGAGGAGTTGGTTAGGCTGTACGCAGACGGCTCTATACACCCACTAGACCTCAAGAACGCCGTCGCTAACTACCTGATCGAGCTGATTAGACCAATCCGTGAGAGACTGCTGAGCAACAAGGAGTACAGTAAGGCAATTCGCGTGATAATGAATGCTGTGAGCAGGTAG
- a CDS encoding thioesterase family protein, whose translation MSLAPGARYVRKYSITPQHTAKHVGSGTLEVLSTPSMISFMEETCCIFAGEGLPEGQTTVGTHVDVYHVKPALVGSEVEIRSTLLQADGRRLIFWVEAWSSDSLIGYGVHERVVVDREKFLSRLK comes from the coding sequence ATGTCATTAGCCCCTGGCGCGAGGTACGTGCGGAAGTATTCGATAACGCCGCAACACACAGCCAAGCATGTGGGTTCCGGAACCCTTGAGGTGCTCTCCACACCATCCATGATATCTTTTATGGAGGAGACATGCTGCATATTCGCTGGGGAGGGCCTGCCCGAGGGTCAGACGACCGTGGGCACTCATGTCGACGTGTATCACGTGAAGCCCGCGCTGGTCGGCAGTGAGGTGGAGATACGTTCCACGTTGCTGCAGGCTGATGGCAGGAGACTGATCTTCTGGGTTGAGGCGTGGAGCTCAGACAGCCTGATAGGGTACGGCGTACATGAGAGGGTGGTAGTGGATAGGGAGAAGTTCCTCTCAAGGCTTAAGTGA
- a CDS encoding ATP-binding cassette domain-containing protein: MGGQQIVRDASLEVGEGEAVLLVGPSGSGKSTLLKALSGVIPSVVSGVVKGYCSPSLGVLRGRAMYVHQEPWFFISTPYVWSEVLGYAESRLSDGMSNVDNVLGEFGLGGYAARTTYTMSSGEIQRLAFLIAAGSSKDVLLLDEPSSYLDRRNSETLVRYAEKILKEYGKTLVIVDHDMSLWSNVVSRTFYMHEGLLTDSPANPFGEVLERMMRSLRPPDVNSGGCMRIIVDSFKFPDSGEPLLKDVDFDVCRGEVVVVKGVSGSGKTTLLKLVAGEYVRGGRVVRFNGVRRKLVLVPDNPLLFLSSPTPAEEVGREGLKFLEFFGLSSKIETPIMRLSSGERRRLAIASALARGYEFILMDEPTAGLDPINKHYVLETIVRASTMGTGFVIASHDPFVEMIANKVVSIERR, encoded by the coding sequence GTGGGTGGACAGCAGATAGTGAGGGACGCCTCCCTCGAAGTCGGTGAGGGTGAGGCAGTGCTCCTGGTAGGTCCCTCCGGCTCCGGAAAGTCAACGCTTCTTAAAGCGTTGAGCGGCGTGATACCCTCGGTCGTTAGTGGTGTTGTGAAGGGTTACTGCAGCCCCTCCCTAGGAGTACTGCGGGGTAGGGCTATGTACGTCCACCAGGAACCGTGGTTCTTCATATCAACACCGTATGTGTGGTCTGAAGTCCTCGGCTACGCTGAGTCCAGATTAAGCGACGGCATGTCCAACGTCGACAACGTGTTGGGGGAATTCGGCTTAGGTGGATACGCTGCCAGAACAACGTACACCATGAGCTCCGGCGAGATACAGAGGTTGGCGTTCCTCATAGCTGCGGGCTCAAGTAAGGACGTGCTCCTGCTAGACGAGCCCTCCTCCTACTTGGACAGAAGGAACTCGGAGACGCTGGTCAGGTATGCTGAGAAGATTTTGAAGGAGTACGGTAAGACGTTGGTAATAGTGGATCACGACATGTCCCTCTGGAGTAACGTGGTCAGCAGGACTTTCTACATGCATGAAGGACTCCTAACAGACTCGCCGGCAAACCCGTTTGGGGAGGTTCTCGAACGTATGATGAGAAGCCTAAGACCCCCTGATGTGAATAGCGGTGGTTGTATGAGAATAATTGTTGACAGCTTCAAATTCCCTGACTCCGGGGAGCCTTTGCTGAAGGACGTGGATTTCGATGTGTGTAGGGGGGAGGTAGTGGTTGTTAAGGGGGTATCAGGTTCCGGGAAGACTACACTGCTTAAGCTTGTGGCCGGGGAGTATGTGAGAGGTGGTAGGGTAGTTAGGTTTAATGGAGTCCGTCGAAAACTGGTGTTGGTGCCGGATAACCCTCTACTCTTCTTAAGTTCGCCCACGCCGGCTGAGGAGGTGGGTCGGGAGGGCTTGAAGTTCCTTGAGTTTTTCGGACTCTCAAGCAAGATTGAGACCCCCATCATGAGACTAAGCAGTGGCGAGAGGAGGAGGCTGGCCATAGCCTCAGCGTTAGCTAGGGGGTATGAATTCATTCTTATGGACGAGCCGACGGCAGGCCTTGACCCCATCAACAAGCATTACGTTCTGGAGACGATAGTAAGAGCCTCCACGATGGGCACGGGCTTCGTCATTGCGTCGCACGACCCCTTCGTCGAGATGATCGCTAATAAGGTGGTGAGTATTGAGCGTCGTTAG
- a CDS encoding ECF transporter S component: MSLVRASLYTALVLIATIILQIYTPATRGYFNLGEVAIYTVAALTTPTLAGLASGMGSALADLVTGYGIFAPGTLLIKFVEGFVVSLLIRSFRGRVGDPRRLRLISIMTGLVLGATIAGLGVLLFTGEVELTSIPLSIAGLNVNVVSASFTLGSWFWILVGALIAGSVAYVVVRGGEALSHVVPILAGGSLMVLGYFLYEYFISNPLQGVPSGEAFLEVPVNFGQALAGLTLSSPVISFVTRARR; the protein is encoded by the coding sequence ATGAGCTTAGTCAGGGCTTCCCTTTACACGGCGTTGGTCCTAATAGCTACCATAATACTTCAGATCTATACTCCAGCGACGAGGGGGTACTTCAACCTGGGGGAGGTCGCCATATACACGGTGGCGGCGCTCACCACCCCCACGTTGGCCGGCCTTGCCTCAGGAATGGGATCGGCCCTGGCTGACCTGGTGACAGGCTACGGAATCTTCGCGCCAGGCACCTTACTCATTAAGTTCGTTGAAGGCTTCGTTGTCTCACTACTAATCAGGAGCTTCAGGGGGAGGGTCGGCGATCCACGGAGACTTCGCCTAATCTCCATAATGACGGGCCTGGTGCTCGGAGCCACTATAGCGGGTCTGGGAGTGCTTCTCTTCACTGGGGAGGTCGAGCTTACCTCGATACCGCTAAGCATAGCGGGACTCAACGTGAACGTGGTTTCAGCGTCGTTCACGCTAGGCTCTTGGTTCTGGATCTTGGTGGGCGCGCTGATCGCGGGCTCCGTGGCTTATGTGGTGGTGAGAGGTGGTGAGGCGCTGAGTCACGTGGTTCCGATACTGGCCGGCGGCTCCCTCATGGTCCTCGGGTACTTCCTGTACGAGTACTTTATCTCTAACCCACTCCAGGGAGTGCCGTCTGGGGAGGCTTTCCTTGAAGTTCCAGTCAACTTCGGCCAGGCTCTAGCGGGCCTGACGCTCTCCTCACCAGTGATATCCTTCGTCACTCGGGCTAGAAGGTAG
- a CDS encoding pyridoxal-phosphate dependent enzyme: MHAGSGLECASCGFVSRGTAYVDKCPYCGGLLIPAFRGPLTRVRGSGVWVWSRALYTSFMRPRITLGEGNTPLLKSVRIGRSLGLDLYFKDESKNPTGSFIDRGAATLTTALKHFRVKSVSIASTGDLGISLSTYLRRVGITTSVYVPSSVTPSKAYKTLLIGSRVRFVDSYEEALSRALKSAEVYGVAVPPSHPYLMDGYRTLVFEVLHELGRKTPLSIVIPIGDGVLTMSIYRALKDLNLRFRFLGVRACRESPLLREIYVAKPMLHRYLEDLTSSGFLEMVDVCDDEALEASELVIRREGFLIGPISASCVAALQKAEARVRGNGATVALLTGDPLHDPYVMKALLERTTGSREEFLNLGFTKSKILEMIAYGKPMHPYMIWKELRSRYGLSLSRRSVYKHVNELVEAGLLEIIDFRRVGGRLRKLVTVTEQGLKYLR, from the coding sequence ATGCATGCTGGGAGCGGATTAGAATGCGCTAGTTGCGGCTTTGTGTCAAGGGGGACTGCGTACGTTGATAAGTGTCCTTATTGCGGCGGCCTTCTAATCCCGGCGTTCAGGGGTCCCCTGACTAGGGTCAGGGGTTCTGGTGTGTGGGTGTGGAGTAGAGCCCTTTACACATCCTTCATGAGACCTAGGATCACATTGGGTGAGGGTAATACCCCCCTACTCAAGTCGGTCAGGATCGGCAGAAGCCTAGGGCTTGACCTATACTTCAAGGACGAGTCGAAGAACCCAACGGGATCCTTCATAGACAGGGGCGCCGCCACCCTCACCACAGCCCTCAAGCATTTCAGAGTAAAGTCCGTCTCCATCGCCTCCACAGGTGATTTAGGAATCTCCCTATCAACCTACCTGAGGAGGGTGGGCATCACCACTAGTGTCTACGTGCCCTCAAGCGTGACGCCGAGTAAGGCATACAAGACGCTACTGATCGGTAGTAGGGTGAGGTTTGTTGATAGTTATGAGGAAGCTTTGAGCAGGGCGCTGAAGAGTGCTGAAGTCTACGGCGTCGCTGTACCTCCCTCGCATCCATACCTTATGGACGGATATAGGACCCTAGTATTCGAGGTGCTTCACGAGCTTGGTAGGAAGACACCTCTAAGCATTGTCATCCCCATCGGGGACGGGGTCTTGACTATGAGCATCTACCGAGCCCTCAAGGACCTGAACCTCAGGTTCAGATTCTTAGGGGTTAGGGCGTGCAGGGAGTCACCACTGCTGAGGGAGATATACGTGGCTAAACCCATGCTTCACAGATACTTGGAGGACCTCACGTCGTCGGGGTTCCTGGAGATGGTTGACGTGTGTGATGACGAGGCGCTTGAGGCAAGCGAACTGGTTATTAGGAGGGAAGGCTTTTTAATAGGGCCTATCAGTGCGTCCTGCGTCGCGGCGCTTCAGAAGGCGGAGGCTAGAGTCAGAGGTAATGGGGCGACTGTGGCTTTACTGACTGGCGACCCCCTACATGACCCTTACGTCATGAAGGCATTGCTGGAGAGGACTACCGGCAGTAGAGAAGAGTTCCTGAATCTAGGATTCACCAAATCAAAGATTTTGGAGATGATTGCCTACGGAAAGCCCATGCACCCATACATGATATGGAAGGAATTACGTAGTAGGTACGGACTCTCCCTCAGTAGGAGGAGCGTGTATAAGCACGTCAACGAGCTCGTTGAGGCAGGCCTCCTTGAGATAATTGACTTCAGAAGGGTCGGCGGCAGGCTGAGGAAGTTGGTCACTGTGACTGAGCAAGGCTTGAAGTACCTCAGATAG
- a CDS encoding NUDIX hydrolase, which yields MGEWPRVAVGAVVLRDGNEILLIKRRYPPSPNLWSIPGGHIEAGEPIMTALFRELEEETSLKASKAELFAITEYMRLRRDYSIKYHYVILDYLIKDAEGVPKYNEESLGIGFFKFDTALKLELTDTTKELIRLIITEGLSGVKHIINVVYE from the coding sequence TTGGGCGAGTGGCCCAGAGTGGCTGTGGGTGCCGTAGTGCTCAGAGACGGTAATGAGATCCTCTTGATTAAGAGGAGGTATCCTCCATCACCTAACTTGTGGTCAATACCTGGAGGACACATAGAAGCTGGTGAGCCCATCATGACCGCATTATTCAGGGAGCTAGAGGAGGAGACATCCCTTAAAGCCAGCAAGGCAGAGCTCTTCGCCATCACTGAGTACATGCGTCTCAGAAGGGACTACAGCATCAAATATCATTACGTGATACTCGACTACTTGATCAAGGACGCTGAAGGGGTGCCTAAATACAATGAGGAATCACTGGGGATAGGATTCTTCAAGTTCGACACGGCTTTGAAGCTGGAGCTGACAGACACGACTAAGGAGTTGATACGTTTAATCATCACTGAAGGACTCAGCGGCGTGAAACACATAATTAATGTAGTCTACGAATAG
- the asnS gene encoding asparagine--tRNA ligase: protein MFERTPDVSEVLERAGDGSEVVIRGWVHRIFKVGGKVFAWVRDHSGFIQVVFDKSNLSDDWESVEKLTRESSVEVRGCVRVDERAPGGKEIVAIGLVVYGYSPPFPIKGGEDVEYLLNIRHLWLRSRQMIALLKIKHTVIQALRDWLVKDGWWETTPPILTGSAVEGGATLFEVKYFDKAAYLSQSAQLYLEVLIFPLNKVWALTPSFRAEKSRTRRHLSEYWHLEVEAAWYDMEDMMRVAEEIVSYATSRILEERREELKLLNRDTSKLEAALHPPYPKITYDEAIERLRSRGFSVEWGDDYGADEEKALTEEFDRPFFVTHFPRHIKAFYMKEDPRRPEVVLGFDLLAPEGYGEIIGGSQREDDYEKLYNRIIAEGLNYQDYEWYLDLRKYGSVPHSGFGLGVERLVMWLAGIEHIRDAIPFPRWRERIYP, encoded by the coding sequence ATGTTCGAGAGGACTCCAGACGTGTCCGAGGTGCTTGAGAGGGCTGGCGACGGGTCCGAGGTAGTTATTCGCGGCTGGGTTCACAGGATCTTCAAGGTCGGCGGCAAGGTCTTCGCGTGGGTTAGAGATCATTCGGGCTTCATTCAGGTAGTCTTCGACAAGAGTAACTTAAGCGACGACTGGGAGTCTGTGGAGAAGCTGACGAGGGAGTCCAGCGTGGAGGTTAGGGGGTGTGTGAGGGTTGATGAGCGGGCTCCGGGAGGCAAGGAGATAGTGGCCATAGGGCTGGTCGTGTATGGGTACTCCCCGCCCTTCCCCATAAAGGGGGGTGAGGATGTCGAGTACCTGCTCAACATCAGACACCTATGGCTTAGGTCCAGGCAGATGATCGCCCTGCTTAAGATTAAGCACACGGTAATTCAAGCGTTGAGGGACTGGCTGGTTAAGGACGGGTGGTGGGAGACCACACCCCCGATACTCACGGGCTCTGCCGTGGAGGGTGGGGCCACACTGTTCGAGGTCAAGTACTTCGATAAGGCGGCCTACCTATCGCAGTCGGCACAACTCTACTTGGAGGTATTGATATTCCCGCTGAATAAAGTGTGGGCGTTAACGCCCTCCTTCAGAGCGGAGAAGTCCAGAACCAGGAGACACCTGAGTGAGTACTGGCACTTGGAGGTGGAGGCTGCCTGGTATGATATGGAGGACATGATGAGGGTGGCCGAGGAGATAGTGAGCTACGCAACGTCAAGGATTTTAGAGGAGCGTAGGGAGGAGTTGAAGCTACTTAACAGGGACACGTCAAAACTTGAGGCAGCCCTACACCCTCCCTATCCTAAGATAACGTATGACGAGGCGATAGAGAGGTTGAGAAGTAGAGGCTTCAGCGTTGAATGGGGTGATGACTACGGCGCTGATGAGGAGAAGGCCTTGACCGAGGAGTTCGACAGACCGTTCTTCGTAACCCACTTCCCGCGCCACATAAAGGCATTCTACATGAAGGAGGACCCCAGGAGACCTGAAGTAGTTCTTGGCTTCGACCTGCTGGCCCCTGAGGGCTACGGCGAGATCATAGGGGGGTCTCAGAGGGAGGACGATTATGAGAAGCTGTACAATAGGATAATCGCGGAGGGTCTGAACTATCAGGACTACGAATGGTACCTAGACCTGAGGAAATATGGAAGTGTACCGCACTCAGGCTTTGGACTGGGCGTTGAGAGGCTGGTCATGTGGCTGGCAGGCATAGAGCACATAAGGGATGCGATACCCTTCCCAAGATGGAGGGAAAGGATATATCCGTAA
- a CDS encoding acyl-CoA carboxylase subunit beta, which yields MEGGSVPPNIAELRKLREEASLGGGLKAIEAQHAKGKLTARERLELLFDPDTMLEFDMFVTHRATEFGMADRKAYGDGVVTALGRVGGRPAVGIAQDFTFMGGSLGEMHASKIVKAMQYAMSAGMPIVFLNDSGGARIQEGVDSLRGYGDIFYMNVMASGVVPQIAVIMGPCAGGAVYSPALMDFVIMVDKTSYMFITGPRVVKAAIGEEVTEEELGGPRIHVTKSGVAHFIARDDKEAIELIKRLLSYLPSNNMEMPPRIVTNDPPSRAEGRLNTIVPEDPLKAYNMYDVIDAVFDRGTFFEVSRDYARNAITGFARLNGWVVGVIANQPMFLTGALDINASDKIARFVRILNAFNIPIITFVDVPGYIPGTYQEHNGIIRHGAKVLYAYSEATVPKLTVIVRKAYGGAYIAMSSRHLGADFVTAWPTAEIAVMGAEGAAEIIWRSELAKAKTPEERQQLLNKLSLEYKNKFLHPYIAAARGYIDSVIEPAETRPTLVRALEYLLGKREVRVRTPPRKHGLIPV from the coding sequence TTGGAAGGAGGGTCTGTACCACCTAACATAGCTGAGTTGAGGAAGCTGAGGGAGGAGGCGAGCTTAGGCGGAGGCCTGAAGGCTATTGAGGCCCAGCACGCTAAGGGAAAACTCACTGCCAGGGAGAGGCTTGAGCTACTATTCGACCCGGACACTATGCTGGAGTTCGACATGTTCGTGACACACAGAGCAACCGAGTTCGGCATGGCTGATAGGAAGGCGTACGGTGATGGCGTGGTCACGGCCTTAGGCAGAGTCGGCGGAAGACCTGCCGTAGGTATAGCTCAGGACTTCACCTTCATGGGCGGATCCTTAGGGGAGATGCACGCGTCCAAGATAGTTAAGGCCATGCAGTACGCCATGTCGGCAGGCATGCCGATAGTGTTCCTCAACGACTCCGGGGGTGCTAGAATCCAGGAGGGTGTGGACTCCCTGAGGGGCTACGGCGATATATTTTACATGAACGTCATGGCATCCGGCGTGGTCCCTCAGATAGCTGTGATAATGGGGCCCTGCGCTGGGGGGGCAGTATATTCGCCGGCCCTAATGGATTTCGTCATAATGGTTGACAAGACCTCATACATGTTCATAACGGGACCCAGGGTTGTGAAGGCCGCCATAGGTGAGGAGGTTACTGAGGAGGAGTTAGGAGGACCTCGCATCCACGTAACTAAGAGCGGGGTTGCACACTTCATAGCAAGGGACGATAAGGAGGCCATAGAATTGATTAAGAGATTACTCAGCTACCTGCCCTCGAACAACATGGAGATGCCTCCAAGAATCGTCACCAACGACCCGCCCAGTAGGGCTGAGGGTAGGTTGAACACGATAGTTCCTGAAGACCCACTTAAAGCTTACAACATGTATGATGTCATCGACGCCGTTTTTGATAGGGGGACATTCTTCGAAGTGTCCAGGGACTATGCGAGAAACGCGATAACGGGCTTCGCTCGACTCAACGGCTGGGTGGTGGGTGTGATAGCCAATCAACCGATGTTCCTGACCGGTGCGCTGGACATAAACGCCTCCGACAAGATAGCCAGGTTCGTCAGGATACTCAATGCCTTCAACATACCCATAATCACGTTCGTCGACGTCCCCGGCTACATACCCGGCACGTATCAGGAACACAACGGCATAATAAGGCATGGGGCTAAGGTGCTCTACGCATACAGTGAGGCGACCGTGCCCAAGCTAACAGTCATAGTTAGGAAAGCGTACGGTGGCGCCTACATAGCCATGAGTTCCAGACATTTGGGGGCGGACTTCGTAACCGCGTGGCCGACGGCCGAGATAGCGGTCATGGGTGCTGAGGGGGCTGCAGAGATTATATGGAGGTCTGAACTAGCTAAGGCTAAAACGCCTGAGGAGAGGCAGCAACTCCTAAATAAGCTGAGTCTGGAGTACAAGAATAAATTCCTCCATCCATACATAGCGGCCGCTAGAGGGTATATAGACTCCGTTATAGAGCCCGCCGAGACGCGCCCCACACTAGTGAGGGCTCTCGAGTACCTGCTGGGTAAGAGGGAAGTTAGAGTTAGGACACCGCCTAGGAAGCACGGGTTAATACCAGTTTGA
- a CDS encoding biotin/lipoyl-containing protein, protein MPILNYGGVARLSKAMYVVEIGGRRYSVEVKEGGNGVYHVRVNDKDIVVRVSGEVEVAQEAHEVVQPAAVTPAPAVQESTMPIQVAEARAPEVPSGAAVVTSEIPGKILKVLANEGSRVSLGETIVTIESMKMELEIKASKSGVVEKIFVKPGDTVNVGDKIALIK, encoded by the coding sequence TTGCCGATTCTTAACTATGGTGGTGTGGCGCGATTGAGTAAGGCAATGTATGTGGTTGAGATCGGCGGCAGGAGGTACAGTGTTGAAGTCAAGGAGGGAGGGAATGGCGTCTACCATGTGAGGGTTAATGACAAGGACATAGTGGTTCGGGTCAGTGGAGAAGTTGAGGTCGCTCAGGAGGCTCATGAGGTAGTGCAGCCAGCAGCGGTCACCCCCGCGCCAGCAGTGCAGGAAAGCACCATGCCCATCCAGGTAGCTGAGGCCAGAGCGCCTGAAGTCCCTTCAGGAGCGGCTGTAGTTACCTCGGAGATCCCCGGCAAGATACTTAAGGTTCTCGCAAACGAAGGCTCGAGAGTGAGTCTAGGCGAGACTATAGTGACTATAGAGTCGATGAAGATGGAGCTCGAGATTAAAGCCTCCAAGAGCGGCGTCGTCGAGAAGATTTTCGTGAAGCCCGGGGACACCGTTAATGTGGGAGATAAAATAGCGTTGATTAAGTAG
- a CDS encoding radical SAM protein — MGRCSVCGRHSSLISSSISVCADCLRTQEEVPQVARSKHEKYRIGLGLPPTVPGTRDGPYVRCQLCVNECVLRDGEAGFCGLWVNEGNSIKFRVGLSNALGFWYLDPHPTNCVAAPVCPANTGRGYPRYTRVRGVEVGLYNLAVFFGGCSLDCLFCQNYEHKELAAEASRGRSRRVFTREGLVKEALSNRVSCICYFGGDPGPHIPYAIAASREILRRAEGQVKRICWETNGLQHPKVMETIANLSLESGGIVKIDWKAWTPQVYEALTGVNGVKAVERLKNNVRLVSGLSSRRDPPLLTVSTLLVPGYVDITEVSGIAEYLAGVDPEIPYVLLAFHPTHLMRDLPTTSYSHAVKAVKAAREAGLKEVYVGNEWLLSNSYEV, encoded by the coding sequence ATGGGTAGGTGCAGTGTATGCGGTAGGCACTCCTCGCTCATAAGTTCCTCCATATCCGTCTGTGCTGATTGCCTCAGGACTCAGGAGGAGGTTCCTCAAGTAGCTAGGTCGAAGCATGAAAAGTATAGGATTGGTTTGGGTTTGCCTCCCACGGTGCCCGGCACCCGTGACGGCCCCTATGTGAGGTGTCAGCTCTGCGTGAACGAATGTGTGTTGAGGGATGGTGAGGCGGGTTTCTGCGGTCTGTGGGTTAATGAGGGCAACTCCATAAAGTTCAGAGTTGGGCTCAGCAACGCGTTAGGCTTCTGGTATCTCGACCCGCATCCAACCAACTGCGTAGCAGCTCCGGTATGCCCAGCGAACACTGGCAGGGGCTATCCGAGATATACTAGAGTTAGGGGTGTGGAGGTAGGTCTTTATAATCTGGCTGTGTTCTTCGGCGGTTGTTCGCTTGACTGCCTCTTCTGCCAGAACTACGAGCATAAGGAACTTGCGGCTGAAGCTTCAAGGGGTAGGTCTAGGAGGGTGTTCACGAGGGAGGGTCTAGTGAAGGAGGCGTTGAGCAACCGCGTATCCTGCATATGCTATTTTGGAGGTGACCCAGGGCCGCACATACCTTACGCGATAGCGGCGTCTAGGGAGATCCTGAGGAGGGCTGAGGGTCAGGTCAAGAGGATCTGCTGGGAGACTAATGGGCTTCAGCATCCGAAGGTAATGGAGACGATCGCTAACCTAAGTCTGGAGTCGGGCGGGATAGTTAAGATAGACTGGAAGGCGTGGACACCTCAAGTATATGAGGCGTTGACAGGGGTCAACGGTGTTAAGGCTGTGGAGAGACTCAAGAACAACGTCAGGCTGGTCAGCGGGTTGAGTTCGCGGAGGGATCCTCCGCTCCTGACGGTGAGTACGTTGCTAGTGCCCGGTTACGTAGACATTACCGAAGTAAGTGGCATAGCAGAGTACCTGGCAGGGGTGGATCCTGAGATACCGTACGTCCTGTTGGCATTCCACCCAACCCACCTGATGAGGGATCTGCCCACAACCAGCTACAGCCACGCCGTCAAAGCCGTTAAAGCTGCTCGTGAAGCCGGCCTGAAGGAGGTCTACGTCGGCAATGAGTGGTTGCTCTCCAACTCCTACGAGGTTTAG
- a CDS encoding DUF2192 domain-containing protein, with product MIAKRRRVKAYVNTLSDLIGSENPSRELAIQLVKKYLESVGVEPFRGASKPEDIYEKEMISLYVVATRGLGMNSEFRELVGKVFHKELSYEDTYLLLSSNAPVESTREEVQLVAGNVDESYLTRVLRYALTLYYLDFEPFENVVKVLNKTYQAFPEHGDAIRRFTKFVISVKMADEISHGIIKNKVEKEIRKQLLSLEIGIPKSTPPDDYVVKVAKVVYEINDAVLSKIFEQVQVGRLDETKQQ from the coding sequence TTGATCGCGAAGAGGAGGAGGGTTAAGGCGTATGTCAACACCTTGAGCGACCTGATAGGCAGTGAGAACCCAAGTAGGGAGCTAGCTATTCAGCTGGTTAAGAAGTACTTAGAGAGTGTTGGGGTGGAACCCTTCAGAGGGGCTTCAAAACCTGAGGACATATACGAGAAGGAGATGATAAGCCTCTATGTCGTAGCTACTAGGGGTTTAGGGATGAACAGCGAGTTCAGAGAGTTGGTGGGTAAGGTCTTCCATAAAGAGCTGTCGTATGAGGATACGTACCTGCTACTCTCCAGTAATGCTCCGGTCGAATCTACGCGTGAGGAGGTTCAGCTCGTCGCCGGCAACGTTGACGAGTCATACCTGACAAGAGTTCTGAGGTATGCGCTAACCCTATATTACCTAGACTTCGAACCGTTCGAAAACGTTGTGAAGGTCCTGAATAAGACATATCAAGCATTTCCAGAACACGGTGACGCCATAAGGAGGTTCACCAAATTCGTCATCTCTGTTAAGATGGCTGATGAGATCTCCCACGGCATCATAAAGAATAAGGTCGAAAAGGAAATCAGGAAGCAACTCCTCTCCCTCGAGATAGGGATACCTAAATCAACACCGCCGGACGACTACGTCGTGAAAGTCGCTAAAGTGGTTTACGAAATAAACGACGCCGTCTTGTCGAAGATATTCGAGCAAGTCCAAGTCGGCAGGCTGGATGAGACTAAACAGCAGTGA